In Pseudochaenichthys georgianus unplaced genomic scaffold, fPseGeo1.2 scaffold_449_arrow_ctg1, whole genome shotgun sequence, the genomic window GAGGGGGAGGGGCTACCCATTCTTTACGTTAGTCAGGTATAAAAGGAAAGGGTTAAACCAGGTAGATATCAGTTCACCAGCAACAGCACATCTACAGCCAACATGAGCAACACCGGCATGAACATGAGGGGCAAGGTACTTTCAGAAGTCTTTTTGTGATAAGCAGAAATAACTGTTTGCAATATCACATGTGTACCTTGCTAATCTATTTCTAACCATTACAATTCCCTTCTTTCAGATCACCTTCTACGAGGAGAAGAACTTCCAGGGTCGTTCTTATGAGTGCATGAATGACTGCTCTGACATGTCCTCCTCCCTGAGCAGGAGCCAGTCCTGCAGGGTGGAGAGCGGCTGCTTCATGGTCTACGATCGTTCCAACTACATGGGAAACCAGTACTTCATGAGAGGGGCGAGTACTCCGACTGCATGAGCATGATGGGAATGAGGGACTCAAGTCTTGCCGTATGATCCCCATGGTGGGTATACAACTGTAACGACGATTCTACTATGGGTGACCACCCGACAACTCTTTACATTAAATCATTATTTATAATTCTTCTTCCCAAAGCAGCACAGAGGCCAGTTCAGGATGAAGATCTATGAGAAGGAGAACTTCGGTGGTCAGAGTCACGAGATGATGGAGGACTGTGACAACGTCATGGACCGTTACCGCATGAACGAGTGCCAGTCCTGCAACGTGATGGACGGTCACTGGCTGATGTACGAGCAGCCCCAGTTCAGAGGCAAGATGATGTACATGAGGCCCGGAGAGTACAGGAACTTCAGAGACATGGGCATGAGCGGCCAGAGGTTCATGAGCATGAGGCGTATCACCGATTCCTGCTAAATGTTCACTGAATGTTTCCTGAATTCATAAAATGCCAAATAAAAAATTAACCTTGAATGTGACTTTTGTCATGCTTATTGTCCAACTGTTAAAATCACACATTATTAATTGAAATTAATTATATAATTTATTTGACAGTAGGCAACTATTAGCAATGCAAATGTTGATCCTAACATGTTTTATATCTGAGGAGAAATTTGTTGCGAGattgacaacaacaaaaaacagagaATGCCTTACAATTGATATTGGATGACAGATTAATACACTGGGTTGATAATATGTGAAAACACTTtgggtaaataaataaaaaagagatTACTACGTTTTTAAACCAaggtattatttgtatttagtaaACTTGTCATGGTTTTAGATTTATGTTGCAATTTTACGGTTTTATTTTGACATTGTGTTCTCCCTTTGTCTGgtcttccttcctgtgttttccctcctatgtctgattgtctcattgtgttcacctgttgcaaACTGTTGACCCCGCTCCACTCTGGCAGGAGGCtgcgctccatcaggaccaaaacctctctccagctgaacagtttcttcccctcTGCTACTGGCCTCATCAACAAGGCCCAGGACCCCCACTGAAACTGACTTTTATCCACCgcagaaaaaacgttatgcattacattaatgcacataaCATAATGCGAACAacatcttgttatttttaaaatgttgcacATCTCTTCTTCACAACTTTTAAATCAGCACAGCTCTCCACTTTAAATACAGCATATAGTATTTGTCATATGTTAATGTTGTACATTTGTTATAAAAGTGTTacaattctttttttaaatagctgtAATAACAGTCCTATTTGTATTTGATTTGCTACGTATTCTTTTTTCTGTGTCTTTGTATGCACCATttacaccaaagcaaattcctcgtatgtgtaaacctactttGTAATAAAAACGATTCTGACTATTACATAATTCAATCACaattcacttcttcatttctcaAGGTATGGCTTCAGTATTTAAGGGTTTCGAATATTGAGTGAACACCTGtacgtaggggtgtaacggttcacagagttcacggttcggtacgtacctcggtttggggttcacggttcggtacaacaagaaaaaggtcccaaatgcataattccaggtttgttgttatttattttttaacagtataaaaataaggaactctaacattttgaataattaactgtattacacagttgacacacacacacacacacacacacacacacacacacacacacacacacacacacacacacacacacacacacacacaccacaacacacacacacacaccacacacacaccacacacaccacacacacacacacacacacacacacacacacacacacacacacacacacacacacacacacacacacacacacacacacacacacacacacaatagtggctgatgtcaaacaaaaaggtttcatcaagctgtaaaactgaaaagaatgtcttgaaaatattacaaaataccgccccctggattatatatagtgtaatggatactgccctgagtgacagactttttcccactcataaaaaaggcgtattcgtcgtgtgactgcatttgccgaaccgtgacgtcaaACCGTGACGTCCAAACGGACGGTTCGGGACGagtacggataccgttacacccctacctgTACGTCATATTGAAGAAAATCTGATTAGAGATGCAATTGTGGTCAGCACATTATGAAGCTTAAAGCCAATCGAGGTAGAAAGTGTTATCTTATTGTTATCTTATGTTGTTCAAGCCACTTAGTAAGATTTTAGACATTCATTATTACTCTTGACTTCTGGTTAAATGTCAGGGGAATGCAGCTATTACAATTTAGTGTTTTTGTTCCCAACTCAAATAATGAAGCATTTTGAATTTAACATTACATTAGCCCTGATTCCTTCAACTCGCCCTCAACACAACATTGTTACCTCTGGCTTATATGGGTATTACAGTTATGTATATCCATTTGCCATACTATCTTGTTTTCTTTCGTATAGCACTTTGCAACATTGCtatattaatacaataatagcATTAATATTAATAGAaagaacacatttttttgttggGAATAAATTCAATGTATGGCCATTAGATCAACCTCTGATATTTGTAATATCGAGGAGACTCGAACATCAGGACTTAcctatttaaagtggacctatcatgctatattaaaccgctcttaaaaaataataatctagatgcttcagtaatgaacaattacaggcccatatcaaaccttccatttctaggtaaaatcattgaaaaagttgtttttcaagagTTGAGTAAtgttttgcatttaaataactgtttcgatgtgttccagtcaggctttcgtccaaaccacagcactgagactgctcttgtaaaggtctttaatgacatccaattaaacacagacagtggcagaacttcagtgttattattagatctcagtgctgcgtttgacactgttgaccacagcatattactagaccgactggaaaactgggtgggactttcggaaacagttctaaattggtttgaatcctacttaaaggatagaaacaactttgtttctataggtaaatgcacatctgagttgacaaatatgacatgtggggttcctcaaggctccatcttggggcctctcctctttaacatctacatgctaccactggctcagataatgaaaaacaacaaaataagttaccatagctatgcagatgacacacaaatgtacgtaacaatttcaccaggagactattctccagttaaaacactgagtaagtgcattgaacaaatcaatgactggatgtgtcagaactttctccaattaaacaaagataaaactgaggtaatggtttttggagccaagcagaacgtataaaagttagcgctgagcttcagtgtgcaatgttcaaaacaacagataaagccagaaatctaggtgtagtcatggactctgacctgagtttcaacagtcacattaaaacagttactaaatcagcctactatcacctaaagaatatatctaggattaaaagactaatgtcacggcaggatttggaaaaacttgtccatgcctttatcttcagtagactcgactactgcaatggtgtcttcacaggtctcactaaaaaatctattagaaagctgcagctgattcagaacgccgctgctcgagtcctcactgacactaagaaagtggatcacatcactcctgttctgaagtctttacactggcttcctgtgtgtcaaagaatagatttcaaaatactgctgctggtttataaagcactgaatggtttaggcccaaaatacattactgacctcctgctaaattatgaaccatccagatctctcaggtcttcagggactgtcagctttctgtccccagagtcagaactaaacatggagaagcagcattcagttattatgctccaaatatctggaacaaactcccagaaacctgcaggtccgctgcaactcttactacttttaaatccaggctgaagacttttctttttgtcgctgcttttaattgaactattcatatcttaaactgcactttaacttttatccatgtactttttcttttaatgtttaattgaactattcatatcttaaactgcactgtaacttttatccatgtatttttccttttaatgtttattttattagcttttcttttttatgcttaatttctttcattttttgtaaagcactttgaattgccttgtgttgaaaagtgctatataaataaacttgccttgcctatatttgaaacaatattgtagggccatacctatataaaacgtgtctgtgaagtttttcttcaaaataccaaacagatcatgcattttagccatgcctcatttcgctctatttgctcttttccagccctgtttttgcaagggctgattctgtttgtggcagactacagcgtcac contains:
- the LOC139433433 gene encoding gamma-crystallin M3-like, translated to MSNTGMNMRGKITFYEEKNFQGRSYECMNDCSDMSSSLSRSQSCRVESGCFMVYDRSNYMGNQYFMRGQHRGQFRMKIYEKENFGGQSHEMMEDCDNVMDRYRMNECQSCNVMDGHWLMYEQPQFRGKMMYMRPGEYRNFRDMGMSGQRRLRSIRTKTSLQLNSFFPSATGLINKAQDPH